Proteins co-encoded in one Bombus pyrosoma isolate SC7728 linkage group LG4, ASM1482585v1, whole genome shotgun sequence genomic window:
- the LOC122566823 gene encoding probable serine/threonine-protein kinase DDB_G0282963 isoform X1 — translation MTISIMETLLPSEIARLVFGYLESQTCMEAAKVFLETSPHLQECRTVISNGKRFSAKVNGMTLIDVIEKFFAINSTVHEYLSNIANHDQSKHSEDLLQQLKFLIEESWGGDFSVNKVNVLSQTNSQICNGSPIISSSSTRKRRYSNNERERCKRTKVTLNTSQQPDSPSAQGISKAHNFDNVEATPLVSLPGHMDILELSKSITNIKERKYNSSIQQHEGGDMNIQNIQDIVTSNACTENDMKNLHMLDKCTAATSTEELLSYSCAEVQTIPYDTLESESESNDEPIENLSLLTKELLNRTELQERIAENINKAILPTDVSLKDENLNDPLNGEANTSIMAELNNTIKSIVEATETDPVFEKFLEEIIGPYTETDASHDEDIEVKQKAKFLDGSQDKQSEVILNNNNPLESIILDVKSSTELDGTINADIPLKHRLRSSSRQQNIRNEDEQRDQEKEYNMLEDQNAAAVLSIINANIVNDKSANDKRTKEIVCALDNNSEKELPTFQIPLDKDTGQIEKLTTDATQKNGNNVVTTIQGNDMESKSKRSSAKRSRHTKHKEQKPKGSINNYTSEQNVITMPTLVICSKEEINNILSTNSYPLTRPITSTANSRFIPIVPKGPIINKTNKDFVETLYLTTVNVAQKVTSPLCSTSNDLKNFISCAITMAAITTTTTITTTAKTTMTTTTTTTTTTSKVHTSQKEDNNKINNNKEKNRTIHNINNFIGNSITNPIVSNTVKSVAGESITLYSNETSTKTLLDSSSMPMINIEDNISLSTSGLSPYIKFNWNKSNQNLSDIDLTSVIQDAKVVAPLKTNNIVNDHHLSASKNTDCDIINKRTPRSLLRSRSKNYRLSLSTPRKRNSHIRALDFNTPMKTTVSDKMVNENKGVRFSSESAKLVTSVCRTSLYKSPPLSNTTTSTHKTKSPLKHCQLPIATRSPVPKLMGEWEKYNGLGIIIGDASPCSNINVSSENKLVKIQSKSLELTKGTWDADLRKALHIGIDEDHQGTNISTSNKRTNSTKIAKKGKRNLRTSKGKSKNISPKEDKIVQDVKNECTMGKWNVMESSIIESIDRNASEAKEDFLDTGINNTLEVNFSNVKPAVNKSKLVVEQKTAQHQLLAKSNHLHENATITTTANNLSFERKNMKKYAQLKTLKTNLNKYNRIEKKPYLENDIISIDATQHSELTTASVDITQQLVQIPNMIDHETPKKFENPSSVPPTPRLLSPSSNTTPFVKFSEDSTKIRSFINTPEFPKTPCITLTPKISEETTTDNIKKGTFDIYSPYYKPTSEQNQREKQTKPGNNIEKSSTVPVQCTNQSIQKNIINSTNTYQACVSTKLEITQFEVIKENLPKEEAIKELKISANSRDSTYYTKTDCIENGVTQHNVNKDMYEKMNVDNEKYLPNSEGSDDSDASILSSSSSPSSSTSSSSSSSSSSSSSSSSSSSSSSSSSSSSSSSSSSSSSPSSTILTNLKTFNKKSKNITNQVCININSDSTRKIKNVVETINEERTECSTISENNTLGLKIKPTNAEEAIITLRKCESSPSKVFSILKNEEDCKTNMKETPAKDETLNEADISETPNSSKIGIENLTNLSSKISALITSGDRNFSKSNQHLIMENSTNKRFKQKPKVINIQHLRSNSLITFKPTKSIKHSSMEKRQSSLTIDKKLVVQLEAKRQRMIAKFREIPKTNLTRDKSQQGRIIFRGKNNISLKKKSNQYKYSQKSENKFSEMKRKKKRKKWMEESNHPNNNLNNTSNNNNSNNNNNNNKYSDDSDNNCDDTDNNIDNYNASNAGMNSSNNKHNNDNSNSNNNDDDKCTKHSSIDGASESKLYNLEDSEEKDNDNKHVQNNDLALENDTKRIIEIAVDNIMSDVEVNVYQQANALKMENQTYKSKITENRGIVKLDVTGNPEMRNEIDTEIEKGDSNTINKVILHGNECNGTRNDCSYNREDTYKLREYPKYNSGKTTSTLLKSKVDQVKRDLFSDEEQVFRREGVSNAIEYSINQKNNDVPSIEIHDTVRNTTTENTNSENPKSLSRVLQCLQLVPTYKHEYIAESQCMKYNRKMDLNVTIPNSVEYHFLYDENASSKKRRRRHSNHELEFQINIVLNDKNCDETIKVMTATDYEEIFNLPPKTRKRLGSKKSPIKHENNCETLNNPFIDTSTKKGMHVKPLATSSPLDESFVCTKNCVKKVAIKTATVMNERNNKILHNSKKRLNVNGIRGVNKANTAAKISKRKVSDLKESKQTEKQQCTTDPQTLLNNLDLDKFLTSVHGPA, via the exons ATGACGATAAGCATTATGGAAACATTATTACCTTCGGAAATAGCTAGATTAGTTTTCG GGTACCTTGAAAGTCAAACATGTATGGAAGCTGCTAAAGTATTTTTAGAGACCTCTCCGCACTTACAAGAGTGCCGTACTGTAATTTCAAATGGAAAACGATTCAGTGCTAAAGTTAATGGAATGACCTTAATAGAtgtcattgaaaaattttttgcTATTAATTCAACTG ttcaTGAATACCTTAGCAATATAGCTAATCACGACCAGTCAAAGCATAGTGAAGACTTACTCCAAcagttaaaatttcttattgaaGAATCTTGGGGAGGAGATTTTAGTGTTAACAAAGTTAATGTTCTTTCACAg aCTAATTCTCAAATATGCAATGGCTCTCCCATAATATCGAGTAGTAGTACACGTAAAAGACGTTATAGTAATAACGAACGTGAGCGATGTAAACGTACAAAAGTAACATTAAATACATCACAACAACCTGATTCACCCTCTGCTCAAGGTATATCAAAAG CACATAATTTCGATAATGTAGAAGCAACTCCATTGGTAAGTTTACCAGGTCATATGGATATATTAGAATTATCAAAATCTATCACTAATATCAAAGAGAGGAAATATAATAGCTCTATACAACAACATGAAG GCGGTGATATGAACATTCAGAACATACAAGATATTGTCACAAGTAATGCATGTACAGAAAACGATATGAAAAATCTGCACATGCTTGATAAGTGTACCGCGGCGACAAGTACAGAAGAATTATTGAGCTACTCGTGCGCAGAAGTTCAAACTATCCCATATGATACATTGGAATCTGAATCAGAAAGTAATGATGAACCAATAGAAAATCTTAGT TTATTAACGAAAGAGCTGTTAAACCGTACCGAGTTACAAGAGCGAATTGctgagaatataaataaagcaaTACTTCCAACAGATGTGTCattgaaagatgaaaatttaaatgatcCTCTAAATGGTGAAGCAAATACCTCTATTATGGCGGAACTAAATAACACGATTAAATCAATAGTAGAAGCAACAGAGACTGATCCTGtgtttgaaaagtttcttgAAGAAATCATCGGGCCATACACAGAAACTGATGCAAGTCATGACGAAGATATTGAAGTTAAACAAAAAGCAAAGTTTCTTGATGGCTCACAAGATAAACAAAGTGAAGTGATTTTAAACAACAATAATCCATTAGAATCTATAATATTAGATGTCAAATCGTCCACAGAATTAGATGGAACAATAAATGCAGATATTCCATTAAAGCACAGACTTCGTAGTTCTTCTAGAcaacaaaatattcgtaatGAAGACGAACAACGTGACCAAGAGAAGGAATATAATATGTTGGAAGATCAAAACGCCGCTGCAgtattaagtataataaacGCAAATATCGTTAACGACAAATCGGCAAACgataaaagaacgaaagaaattgtatGTGCGTTGGACAATAATAGCGAAAAAGAATTACCAACATTTCAAATTCCTCTTGATAAAGATACAGggcaaattgaaaaattaacaacTGATGCTACTCAAAAAAACGGTAATAACGTTGTTACAACGATTCAAGGTAATGATATGGAGTCAAAGAGTAAAAGATCGTCGGCAAAACGGTCACGACATACGAAGCATAAAGAACAGAAACCAAAAGGTAGCATAAACAATTATACATCTGAACAAAACGTAATAACAATGCCAACATTGGTAATAtgttcgaaagaagaaataaataatatattatcgaCAAATTCTTACCCGCTGACTCGTCCAATAACATCTACTGCAAATTCGAGGTTCATTCCTATTGTTCCCAAAGGACCGATAAtcaataaaacgaataaagatTTCGTGGAAACATTATATCTAACAACCGTAAATGTCGCTCAAAAAGTAACGTCACCACTCTGTAGTACGtcaaacgatttaaaaaactttatttcttGTGCAATAACAATGGCAGCTATAACAACTACGACGACAATAACAACAACGGCGaagacgacgatgacgacaacgacaacgacaacgaccaCGACCTCGAAAGTACACACATCtcaaaaagaagataataacaaaataaacaataataaagagaaaaacagaaccatacataatattaataattttattggtAATTCAATTACAAATCCCATAGTGTCCAATACCGTCAAATCAGTTGCTGGAGAATCAATAACCCTGTATAGCAATGAAACTAGCACCAAAACATTACTAGATAGTTCAAGCATGCCTATGATAAATATAGAAGATAACATTAGCTTATCCACTTCTGGATTATCTccatacataaaatttaattggaatAAGAGCAATCAAAACTTATCAGATATTGACTTGACATCTGTCATTCAGGATGCAAAAGTTGTTGCTCCGTTAAAAACGAACAATATCGTTAATGATCACCATCTTTCAGCTTCAAAAAATACCGATTGtgatatcattaataaacGTACTCCGAGGTCGTTGCTGAGGAGTAGATcgaaaaattatagattaagTTTATCAACaccaagaaaaagaaacagtcATATAAGAGCTCTTGATTTTAACACGCCGATGAAGACAACTGTATCCGATAAAATGGTCAATGAAAACAAAGGGGTGCGTTTTTCTTCGGAATCCGCAAAACTCGTTACATCTGTATGTAGAACTTCTCTTTACAAATCGCCACCGCTTTCTAATACTACCACATCTACTCATAAAACTAAGTCTCCATTAAAACATTGCCAACTTCCGATAGCGACGAGAAGTCCAGTACCAAAGCTTATGGGCGAATGGGAGAAATATAACGGACTTGGGATAATTATAGGCGATGCCTCTCCATGTTCAAATATCAACGTTTCTTCGGAAAACAAACTTGTCAAGATCCAATCCAAGTCGCTGGAACTTACGAAAGGCACATGGGATGCAGATTTACGGAAAGCTCTACACATTGGTATAGACGAGGATCACCAAGGAACGAATATATCCACAAGTAACAAGAGAACGAATTCTACAAAGATTGCTAAGAAGGGCAAGCGCAATTTACGCACatcgaaaggaaaaagtaaaaatatttcgccaAAGGAAGATAAGATTGTGCAAGATGTAAAAAACGAATGTACCATGGGAAAATGGAATGTAATGGAATCATCGATCATAGAAAGCATAGATCGTAACGCATCCGAAGCGAAGGAAGACTTTCTAGACACTGGGATTAACAATACTCTggaagtaaatttttctaacgtgAAACCAGCAGTAAATAAAAGTAAGCTTGTTGTTGAACAGAAGACTGCTCAGCATCAATTATTAGCAAAGAGTAATCATTTACATGAAAATGCAACGATAACAACAACAGCCAATAACTTATCattcgaaaggaaaaatatgaaaaagtatgCTCAATTGAAAACGTTGAAGaccaatttaaataaatacaatcgaaTTGAGAAGAAACCATATTTAGAGAACGACATCATTTCCATAGACGCCACACAGCATTCAGAACTTACGACAGCTTCTGTCGATATTACACAGCAATTAGTACAAATACCTAATATGATCGATCACGAAACACcgaaaaaatttgaaaatcctTCTAGTGTTCCACCAACACCAAGATTGCTCAGTCCAAGCAGCAATACAACACCGTTTGTTAAATTTAGCGAAGATTCTACTAAAATACGTTCTTTCATAAATACACCAGAATTTCCAAAAACGCCTTGCATTACATTGACTCCAAAAATCTCGGAAGAAACTACCACagacaatataaaaaaaggaacatttgatatttattctcCGTATTATAAACCAACTTCTGAGCAAAATCAACGTGAAAAACAGACAAAACCGGgtaataatatcgaaaaatcatCCACAGTACCAGTACAATGTACAAACCAATCTATACAGAAAAACATTATCAATTCTACGAACACGTATCAAGCTTGTGTATCtacgaaattagaaataacaCAGTTCGAAGTAATCAAAGAGAATTTGCCGAAAGAAGAAGCAATAAAAGAACTTAAAATATCAGCTAATTCACGGGATTCGACTTATTATACGAAAACTGATTGTATTGAGAATGGTGTTACTCAACATAACGTGAATAAAGATAtgtatgaaaaaatgaatgtcgataatgaaaaatatttgccgaATAGCGAAGGATCGGATGATAGCGATGCATCGATATTATCTTCCTCTTCATCCCCATCCTCGTCAacatcgtcgtcgtcttcgtcgtcgtcgtcgtcgtcgtcgtcgtcttcgtcgtcgtcgtcgtcgtcgtcgtcgtcttcatcgtcgtcatcatcatcatcatcgtcgtcgtcgtcaccATCATCAACTATCTTaactaatttaaaaacttttaataaaaaaagcaaaaatattacaaatcaAGTTTGTATCAATATAAATAGCGATTCGACacgcaaaattaaaaatgttgtagaaacaataaacgaagaaagaactGAATGTTCAacaatttcagaaaataatactctaggattaaaaattaaaccaACCAATGCAGAAGAGGCAATTATTACTTTAAGAAAATGTGAATCCTCACCCTCAAAAgtgttttcaatattaaagAATGAAGAGGATTGTAAAACtaatatgaaagaaacacCTGCCAAAGATGAAACTTTGAATGAAGCAGATATTTCTGAGACTCCCAATAGTTCAAAGATCGGTATAGAGAATCTAACTAATCTATCTTCGAAAATTTCCGCATTAATAACTTCGGGAGATCGAAACTTTTCAAAATCGAATCAACAtttaattatggaaaattctacaaataaaagatttaaacaGAAGCCCAAAGTGATCAATATACAACATTTAAGATCGAATTCTTTGATTACTTTTAAACCAACTAAATCCATAAAACATTCTTCCATGGAAAAAAGGCAAAGCTCTCTAACTATAGATAAAAAGTTAGTTGTCCAATTGGAGGCAAAAAGACAACGTATGATAgcaaaatttcgtgaaatacCTAAAACTAATCTTACCAGAGATAAAAGTCAGCAAGGTCGAATCATTTTCAGAGGtaagaataatattagtttaaagaaaaagagcaaTCAGTACAAATATAGTCAGAAGAGTGAGAATAAATTCAGTgagatgaaaagaaagaagaaaagaaaaaagtggaTGGAAGAATCAAATCATCCTAACAATAACCTAAATAAtacaagtaataataataatagcaacaacaacaataataacaacaaataTAGTGATGATAGTGACAATAATTGTGACGACACtgataataatatcgataactACAATGCTAGTAATGCTGGCATGAATAGCAgcaataataaacataataatgataatagtaatagtaataataatgacgATGACAAATGCACAAAGCATTCATCCATTGATGGTGCATCAGAAAGTAAACTATATAACTTGGAAGattcagaagaaaaagataatgaCAATAAGCATGTACAAAATAATGATTTAGCACTCGAAAATGACACCAAAAGAATCATCGAAATAGCGGTTGACAACATTATGAGTGATGTTGAAGTTAATGTATATCAACAAGCTAATGCGcttaaaatggaaaatcaaacttataaatcgaaaattaCGGAAAACAGAGGAATAGTAAAATTAGATGTGACAGGGAATCCAGAAATGCGAAACGAGATTGACacggaaattgaaaaaggCGACAGTAATACCattaataaagttattttacaTGGGAATGAATGCAATGGTACAAGAAACGACTGCAGTTATAATAGAGAAGATACATATAAGTTAAGGGAATACCCGAAATATAATAGTGGTAAAACAACAAgtactttattaaaatcaaaagttGATCAAGTAAAGCGAGATTTGTTTAGTGACGAGGAACAAGTATTTAGGAGGGAAGGGGTATCAAATGCTATCGAATATTCGATTAatcaaaaaaataatgatgttCCTTCTATTGAAATACACGATACCGTTAGAAATACAACCACAGAAAATACCAACTCGGAAAATCCAAAGAGTTTATCGCGCGTTCTTCAGTGCTTGCAGCTCGTTCCCACGTATAAGCACGAGTATATAGCCGAATCtcaatgtatgaaatataatcgtaaaatGGATCTTAATGTAACTATTCCTAACTCGGTGGAATATCATTTCCTATATGACGAAAATGCATCTTCCAAAAAAAGAAGGCGTAGACATAGCAATCATGAATTAGAATTCCAAATTAATATTGTcttgaacgataaaaattgcgATGAAACAATTAAAGTAATGACTGCCACTGACTATGAAGAGATATTTAATTTGCCGCCAAAGACTAGAAAAAGATTAGGAAGCAAGAAATCACCAATTAagcatgaaaataattgtgaaaCACTAAACAACCCGTTTATCGATACTTCAACCAAAAAAGGAATGCACGTGAAACCTTTAGCAACTTCGTCCCCTTTGGACGAATCATTTGTGTGCACAAAAAATTGTGTGAAAAAAGTCGCTATTAAAACTGCTACTGTcatgaatgaaagaaataacaagaTACTGCACAATAGTAAAAAACGGTTGAACGTAAACGGAATTCGAGGAGTTAATAAAG cCAACACTGCTGCAAAGATTTCAAAAAGGAAGGTTTCAGATTTGAAAGAAAGCAAACAG ACTGAGAAACAGCAATGCACAACAGATCCACAAACACTGTTGAACAATTTAGATCTGGATAAGTTTTTAACTTCAGTCCATGGGCCAGCATGA